A region of Dioscorea cayenensis subsp. rotundata cultivar TDr96_F1 chromosome 5, TDr96_F1_v2_PseudoChromosome.rev07_lg8_w22 25.fasta, whole genome shotgun sequence DNA encodes the following proteins:
- the LOC120261310 gene encoding ATPase MORC2B-like isoform X2: MEPLLNLNEPAVDGEIASYVMLQKDDKPICRTTCINLPFEPPACWSISGFQSSKIYLQSELPQCRLYPEPENYNQRREWGRFLQFLWKNNVVAIVKFDICEFYILASNESPQFTHAVVPYYMRKGHIKSHGLVRNSGICQRELKSSIHSENQQKFCSQFGEGIDHSQGRRSRAADRLPPVVSDKKVNSSHELKVPLPTRDSSRSFTEALSVPIKPVKSVHKNFVRTDPSYLRTLSQTHAGWIFGAMAELVDNSKDAGAKRLDISITNLYSKKDEKRIPVLSVIDDGHGMHHTDIVRMVSFGHKLPNEGKQDHIGRFGIGFKTGAMKLGRDVLVLTQTSTSRSVAFLSESFNKDKENLEIPLITYCKKGHYMEVDLNIQSDATAEWGSESSDYTLEWDDAETNKSSQGFQSNIWIRSRRVRSRPGQISREVPLDYSLHAYLEVIFLDPRMKIYIQGSLVKSRPLAKSLNKTFVVQGNVKDVALQLTLGRSQVEWERLNCGIFLYWHGRLIEAYKRVGSMVHNADIGRGVIGVIDVTDLVDENRDQVWVLNNKQGFQDCEAYAELEDWLGVNATKYWDDNFDRIDLKKGGGKYEPDHEWVQCDKCRKWRILPCGFDATSLPPEWFCCMPPFKGLCDAPEEHMDRGVIAVSLKRSGYGTETLTAECNKSKPKKSKSTPVVSHEISKRTEGDVKRKPRNYHRGDSGEDSTETEDETYRPVLKRIRRGPPRSCKPS; encoded by the exons ATGGAGCCTCTTTTGAACTTGAATGAACCAGCTGTGGATG GGGAAATTGCTAGCTATGTAATGCTTCAGAAAGATGACAAACCAATATGCAGGACAACCTGCATCAATCTTCCATTTGAACC CCCTGCATGTTGGTCAATATCTGGATTTCAATCTAGCAAAATCTATTTGCAGTCGGAGTTACCACAATGTCGGTTGTACCCGGAACCTGAAAACTACAATCAAAGGAGAGAGTGGGGTCGTTTCTTACAATTCCTTTGGAAGAACAATGTG GTTGCGATTGTAAAATTTGATATATGTGAGTTTTACATACTGGCCTCAAATGAATCTCCTCAATTCACACATGCTGTTGTTCCATACTACATGCGGAAGGGGCATATTAAATCTCATGGACTGGTGAGAAACTCAG GAATTTGTCAACGTGAGCTTAAGAGTAGCATTCATTcagaaaatcaacaaaaattctGTTCACAGTTCGGAGAAGGCATTGATCATTCCCAAGGTAGACGAAGTAGGGCTGCAGATAGGTTGCCTCCTGTTGTCTCAGATAAGAAGGTAAATAGTTCCCATGAGTTGAAGGTTCCCTTGCCTACTAGAGATTCTAGCAGAAGCTTCACGGAAGCTCTATCAGTGCCCATTAAACCAGTGAAGAGTGTCCACAAGAATTTTGTTAGAACAGATCCTAGTTATTTGAGAACTTTAAGCCAGACTCATGCTGGGTGGATATTTGGTGCAATGGCTGAGCTTGTTGATAATTCAAAAGATGCCGGTGCAAAGAG GTTAGACATATCTATCACAAACCTTTATTCTaagaaagatgaaaagagaATTCCTGTGTTGTCAGTTATTGATGATGGACATGGTATGCATCATACTGACATTGTGAGAATGGTATCATTTGGTCACAAACTTCCAAATGAAGGAAAGCAAGATCACATTGGTAGATTTGGTATCGGATTTAAG ACAGGAGCTATGAAACTTGGAAGAGATGTGCTTGTTCTTACCCAAACTTCCACCTCAAGATCTGTTGCCTTCTTATCTGAGTCATTCAATAAAGACAAAGAA AACCTTGAAATTCCTCTCATTACATACTGCAAGAAGGGGCATTATATGGAAGTGGATCTAAATATCCAGTCAGATGCAACTGCAGA GTGGGGTTCAGAGTCATCAGACTATACTCTGGAATGGGATGATGCAGAAACCAATAAAAGTTCTCAAGGATTCCAAAGCAACATTTGGATTCGGTCTAGAAGAGTGAGATCACGCCCTGGACAAATAAGCCGTGAG GTGCCTTTGGACTATTCGCTTCATGCTTACTTGGAGGTTATTTTCTTAGATCCGAGGATGAAGATATATATCCAAGGTTCACTg GTCAAAAGCCGACCTTTGGCAAAATCTTTGAATAAAACTTTTGTAGTTCAAGGTAATGTAAAGGATGTTGCTCTTCAGCTCACACTTGGCCGGAGTCAAGTGGAATGGGAAAGATTGAACTgtggaatatttttatattggcATGGCCGACTAATTGAG GCTTATAAGCGAGTTGGAAGCATGGTGCATAATGCAGATATTGGCCGTGGTGTTATAGGGGTTATAGATGTAACAGATTTAGTG GATGAGAACCGTGATCAAGTCTGGGTGCTCAACAACAAGCAAGGATTTCAAGACTGTGAAGCATATGCTGAATTGGAGGATTGGTTGGGCGTAAATGCAACCAAATATTGGGATGACAACTTTGATAGAATCGATTTG AAAAAGGGTGGTGGTAAATATGAGCCTGACCATGAATGGGTACAGTGTGACAAATGTCGCAAATGGAGGATACTGCCATGTGGGTTTGATGCTACAAGTTTGCCTCCAGAATG GTTTTGCTGCATGCCACCATTTAAAGGACTATGTGATGCTCCTGAGGAGCATATGGACCGTGGAGTTATCGCAGTATCTTTAAAAAGATCTGGTTATGGCACTGAAACATTAACAGCTGAGTGCAATAAATCAAAACCTAAG AAGTCCAAGAGCACTCCAGTTGTGAGTCATGAAATATCAAAGAGGACTGAAGGTGATGTAAAGAGGAAGCCCAGGAATTATCACAGAG GTGATAGCGGGGAGGATTCAACTGAAACTGAGGATGAAACTTATCGGCCTGTCTTGAAACGGATAAGAAGAGGGCCGCCGAGGAGTTGTAAACCGTCGTGA
- the LOC120260297 gene encoding putative glycine-rich cell wall structural protein 1: MVSCSLFLVASVATTIMALCIVLANCHEETNTRNMTLEAQLQNKRTVSSAMDGGGGGGGGGGGYGWGWGSGGGGGGGGGGGGGGGGGGGGGGSKGSGSGNNGHGGGKGNGNGGNGTGGGSGGNGSGSGKGGGGGNSGGPGGKGGGSGGNGSGNGNGGGGGSGNGGGKGGGSGGNGNGNGHGKGNGGNRRGSGGGGGGGGGQGSGRGSGGGGGGGGGGGGGNGECKGKCGRNKHGGA, encoded by the exons ATGGTTAGTTGTTCATTGTTCCTTGTTGCTTCTGTGGCAACAACTATTATGGCACTTTGTATTGTCCTTGCCAATTGTCATGAAGAAACCAATACTAGAAATATGACTCTTGAAGCTCAGCTTCAGAACAAGAGAACTGTGTCATCCGCCATGgatggaggtggaggtggaggtggaggtggtgggGGGTATGGATGGGGCTGGGGcagtggaggtggaggtggaggtggaggaggtggtggtggggG tggtggtggtggtggtggaggtggtggtaGCAAGGGTAGTGGAAGTGGAAACAATGGTCATGGTGGTGGCAAGGGTAATGGAAATGGAGGTAATGGTACTGGTGGAGGAAGCGGAGGCAATGGTAGTGGAAGTGGCAAAGGTGGAGGTGGTGGAAATAGTGGAGGACCTGGAGGTAAAGGTGGAGGAAGTGGAGGCAATGGTAGTGGGAATGGTAATGGTGGAGGTGGTGGAAGTGGGAATGGTGGTGGCAAAGGTGGAGGAAGTGGAGGCAATGGAAATGGGAATGGCCATGGGAAAGGAAACGGAGGAAATAGACGTGGAAGTGGAGGAGGTGGCGGTGGTGGAGGAGGACAAGGAAGCGGTAGAGGCAGCGGTGGCGGTggtggaggaggtggtggtggtggtggtggcaatGGTGAATGCAAGGGCAAATGCGGAAGGAACAAACATGGAGGTGCTTGA
- the LOC120260781 gene encoding protein PIN-LIKES 3-like isoform X1: MVCALFFSEFLECCNVHDEFIVCFNRLNNNLLLDFIMGLWDLFVTASVPILNVLLVAIVGAFLATNHIGILGEETRKHLNNVVFYAFNPALEATNMARTITMESMALLWFMPLNLLLNFIIGSMLAWILIHIAKAPTRLRAVIFATCSAGNVGNLLLVLIPAMCKEKGSTLGPPDVCHNYALAYACLSMATCTVLQWSYVFNIVRISSTSIKHKMNHEHALEENISLLPKSCTNEMVIPLNKFERLLMKFSRAIDLKKLFAPSTIGVIIGFIIGVVPQIRKAMIGENAPLRPIHDSATLLGKGAIPSLILMMGGNLTKGLRGSEIKFSLIIGVLLIRYMALPLLGIAIVKGAIHLGIVHSDPLYQFTLLMQYAVPPAMNITSMIQMFDAGVGELAVIFLWAYAVAAVTLTLWSTLFLWLVS, encoded by the exons ATGGTATGTGCTCTGTTTTTTAGTGAATTCTTAGAATGCTGCAATGTTCATGATGAATTTATAGTATGTTTCAACAGGTTAAACAATAACCTTTTGCTTGATTTCATCATGGGTCTCTGGGATCTCTTTGTTACTGCATCAGTCCCAATCCTTAATGTTCTTCTGGTTGCGATTGTTGGAGCATTCTTGGCAACAAATCACATCGGAATCCTTGGGGAGGAGACAAGGAAGCATTTAAACAAT GTTGTGTTTTATGCATTTAATCCAGCTCTCGAAGCAACAAATATGGCTCGAACTATCACAATGGAGAGCATGGCTTTACT GTGGTTCATGCCACTCAATCTTCTCCTCAACTTCATTATCGGCTCCATGCTTGCATGGATTCTTATTCATATTGCAAAAGCTCCGACAAGACTAAGAGCTGTTATCTTTGCTACTTGTTCAGCTG GAAACGTCGGAAATTTGCTGCTTGTTTTGATTCCTGCAATGTGTAAAGAGAAAGGAAGCACACTAGGACCTCCTGATGTTTGCCATAACTATGCATTAGCTTATGCTTGTCTCTCTATGGCA ACATGCACAGTTCTGCAATGGTCTTATGTGTTCAACATTGTCCGGATTTCTTCAACCTCCATAAAACACAAAATGAATCATGAGCATGCACTTGAAGAGAACATAAGCTTGCTTCCAAAGAGTTGCACAAATGAGATG GTAATACCATTGAACAAGTTTGAAAGGCTTTTGATGAAATTCTCGCGTGCAATTGACCTGAAGAAATTGTTTGCGCCATCAACCATTGGAGTG ATAATTGGATTTATCATAGGAGTGGTGCCACAAATTCGAAAAGCAATGATTGGTGAAAATGCACCTCTTCGTCCGATTCATGATTCTGCTACTTTACTGGG CAAAGGAGCAATTCCAAGTCTTATTCTGATGATGGGAGGGAATCTTACCAAAG GTTTACGAGgttcagaaatcaaattttcGCTCATAATCGGTGTCTTGTTGATTCGTTACATGGCTTTGCCATTGTTAGGCATAGCCATTGTGAAAGGAGCAATTCATCTCGGTATTGTGCACTCCGATCCTTTGTATCAGTTCACCCTTCTGATGCAGTATGCTGTTCCACCTGCCATGAACATCA CATCTATGATTCAAATGTTTGATGCTGGCGTGGGCGAATTGGCTGTGATATTTCTTTGGGCATATGCAGTGGCTGCAGTGACACTCACTTTATGGTCCACACTATTTCTTTGGCTTGTATCATGA
- the LOC120261538 gene encoding vacuolar protein sorting-associated protein 26A-like, with the protein MNYIVGAFKPPCKITISFSDARTRKQASIKKENGQMMMVPLFQSQENIAGEVSIEPVLGKKVEHNGVKIELLGQIELYFDRGNFYDFTSLVRELDVPSEIYEKKTYPFEFSTVEMPYESYNGINVRLRYILRVTVSRNFVNNIVEQQVFWVRNYTPPPTINNSIKMEVGIEDCLHIEFEYNKSKYHLKDVIIGKIYFLLVRIKIKNMELEVRRRESTGSGPNTYVETETLAKYELMDGAPVRGESIPVRLFLSPYELTPTYRNINNKFSVKYYLNLVLVDEEDRRYFKQQEITVYRLMENS; encoded by the exons ATG AATTACATTGTGGGAGCTTTTAAGCCACCATGTAAGATAACAATTTCATTTTCCGACGCGAGAACTAGAAAGCAG GCTTCTATAAAGAAGGAAAATGGTCAAATGATGATGGTCCCACTTTTCCAAAGTCAGGAAAATATAGCAGGAGAG GTGTCTATAGAGCCCGTTCTAGGAAAGAAGGTTGAGCATAACGGTGTTAAAATTGAGCTTCTTGGCCAGATAG AGCTTTACTTTGATAGAGGCAATTTCTATGATTTTACCTCGCTAG TGCGTGAACTTGATGTTCCCAGtgaaatatatgaaaagaaaacatatccaTTTGAGTTTTCTACAGTTGAAATGCCATATGAGTCATACAACGGGATTAATGTAAGATTGAG GTATATTCTAAGAGTCACGGTTAGTCGTAACTTTGTCAACAACATTGTGGAGCAACAAGTTTTCTGG GTCCGTAACTACACTCCACCTCCAACGATCAACAACAGCATTAAG ATGGAAGTGGGAATTGAAGATTGCTTGCACATAGAGTTTGAGTACAACAAAAGCAA GTATCATTTGAAGGATGTTAtcattggaaaaatatatttcctTCTGGTACGaatcaaaataaagaatatgGAACTTGAGGTTCGACGGCGAGAATCTACTGGGTCAGGGCCCAACACATATGTTGAGACAGAAACACTCGCAAAGTATGAGTTGATGGACGGTGCTCCAGTTAGAG GGGAATCCATTCCAGTCAGACTGTTCTTGAGTCCATATGAGTTAACACCAACATACCGGAATATTAACAACAAATTCAGCGTCAAATACTACCTCAATCTTGTTCTTGTTGATGAGGAGGATAGGCGATACTTCAAACAGCAGGAAATTACTGTTTATCGTCTTATGGAAAATTCTTAA
- the LOC120261310 gene encoding ATPase MORC2A-like isoform X1: MEPLLNLNEPAVDGEIASYVMLQKDDKPICRTTCINLPFEPPACWSISGFQSSKIYLQSELPQCRLYPEPENYNQRREWGRFLQFLWKNNVVAIVKFDICEFYILASNESPQFTHAVVPYYMRKGHIKSHGLVRNSGICQRELKSSIHSENQQKFCSQFGEGIDHSQGRRSRAADRLPPVVSDKKVNSSHELKVPLPTRDSSRSFTEALSVPIKPVKSVHKNFVRTDPSYLRTLSQTHAGWIFGAMAELVDNSKDAGAKRLDISITNLYSKKDEKRIPVLSVIDDGHGMHHTDIVRMVSFGHKLPNEGKQDHIGRFGIGFKTGAMKLGRDVLVLTQTSTSRSVAFLSESFNKDKENLEIPLITYCKKGHYMEVDLNIQSDATAEYNLNAIKEFSPFNEYFIGEKLGSFGEFGTGTQIYIWNLDRWGSESSDYTLEWDDAETNKSSQGFQSNIWIRSRRVRSRPGQISREVPLDYSLHAYLEVIFLDPRMKIYIQGSLVKSRPLAKSLNKTFVVQGNVKDVALQLTLGRSQVEWERLNCGIFLYWHGRLIEAYKRVGSMVHNADIGRGVIGVIDVTDLVDENRDQVWVLNNKQGFQDCEAYAELEDWLGVNATKYWDDNFDRIDLKKGGGKYEPDHEWVQCDKCRKWRILPCGFDATSLPPEWFCCMPPFKGLCDAPEEHMDRGVIAVSLKRSGYGTETLTAECNKSKPKKSKSTPVVSHEISKRTEGDVKRKPRNYHRGDSGEDSTETEDETYRPVLKRIRRGPPRSCKPS, translated from the exons ATGGAGCCTCTTTTGAACTTGAATGAACCAGCTGTGGATG GGGAAATTGCTAGCTATGTAATGCTTCAGAAAGATGACAAACCAATATGCAGGACAACCTGCATCAATCTTCCATTTGAACC CCCTGCATGTTGGTCAATATCTGGATTTCAATCTAGCAAAATCTATTTGCAGTCGGAGTTACCACAATGTCGGTTGTACCCGGAACCTGAAAACTACAATCAAAGGAGAGAGTGGGGTCGTTTCTTACAATTCCTTTGGAAGAACAATGTG GTTGCGATTGTAAAATTTGATATATGTGAGTTTTACATACTGGCCTCAAATGAATCTCCTCAATTCACACATGCTGTTGTTCCATACTACATGCGGAAGGGGCATATTAAATCTCATGGACTGGTGAGAAACTCAG GAATTTGTCAACGTGAGCTTAAGAGTAGCATTCATTcagaaaatcaacaaaaattctGTTCACAGTTCGGAGAAGGCATTGATCATTCCCAAGGTAGACGAAGTAGGGCTGCAGATAGGTTGCCTCCTGTTGTCTCAGATAAGAAGGTAAATAGTTCCCATGAGTTGAAGGTTCCCTTGCCTACTAGAGATTCTAGCAGAAGCTTCACGGAAGCTCTATCAGTGCCCATTAAACCAGTGAAGAGTGTCCACAAGAATTTTGTTAGAACAGATCCTAGTTATTTGAGAACTTTAAGCCAGACTCATGCTGGGTGGATATTTGGTGCAATGGCTGAGCTTGTTGATAATTCAAAAGATGCCGGTGCAAAGAG GTTAGACATATCTATCACAAACCTTTATTCTaagaaagatgaaaagagaATTCCTGTGTTGTCAGTTATTGATGATGGACATGGTATGCATCATACTGACATTGTGAGAATGGTATCATTTGGTCACAAACTTCCAAATGAAGGAAAGCAAGATCACATTGGTAGATTTGGTATCGGATTTAAG ACAGGAGCTATGAAACTTGGAAGAGATGTGCTTGTTCTTACCCAAACTTCCACCTCAAGATCTGTTGCCTTCTTATCTGAGTCATTCAATAAAGACAAAGAA AACCTTGAAATTCCTCTCATTACATACTGCAAGAAGGGGCATTATATGGAAGTGGATCTAAATATCCAGTCAGATGCAACTGCAGAGTATAATTTGAATGCTATTAAGGAGTTTTCTCCTTTTAACGAGTATTTTATTGGAGAAAAATTAGGATCCTTCGGTGAGTTTGGTACTGGAACACAAATTTACATCTGGAACTTAGACAGGTGGGGTTCAGAGTCATCAGACTATACTCTGGAATGGGATGATGCAGAAACCAATAAAAGTTCTCAAGGATTCCAAAGCAACATTTGGATTCGGTCTAGAAGAGTGAGATCACGCCCTGGACAAATAAGCCGTGAG GTGCCTTTGGACTATTCGCTTCATGCTTACTTGGAGGTTATTTTCTTAGATCCGAGGATGAAGATATATATCCAAGGTTCACTg GTCAAAAGCCGACCTTTGGCAAAATCTTTGAATAAAACTTTTGTAGTTCAAGGTAATGTAAAGGATGTTGCTCTTCAGCTCACACTTGGCCGGAGTCAAGTGGAATGGGAAAGATTGAACTgtggaatatttttatattggcATGGCCGACTAATTGAG GCTTATAAGCGAGTTGGAAGCATGGTGCATAATGCAGATATTGGCCGTGGTGTTATAGGGGTTATAGATGTAACAGATTTAGTG GATGAGAACCGTGATCAAGTCTGGGTGCTCAACAACAAGCAAGGATTTCAAGACTGTGAAGCATATGCTGAATTGGAGGATTGGTTGGGCGTAAATGCAACCAAATATTGGGATGACAACTTTGATAGAATCGATTTG AAAAAGGGTGGTGGTAAATATGAGCCTGACCATGAATGGGTACAGTGTGACAAATGTCGCAAATGGAGGATACTGCCATGTGGGTTTGATGCTACAAGTTTGCCTCCAGAATG GTTTTGCTGCATGCCACCATTTAAAGGACTATGTGATGCTCCTGAGGAGCATATGGACCGTGGAGTTATCGCAGTATCTTTAAAAAGATCTGGTTATGGCACTGAAACATTAACAGCTGAGTGCAATAAATCAAAACCTAAG AAGTCCAAGAGCACTCCAGTTGTGAGTCATGAAATATCAAAGAGGACTGAAGGTGATGTAAAGAGGAAGCCCAGGAATTATCACAGAG GTGATAGCGGGGAGGATTCAACTGAAACTGAGGATGAAACTTATCGGCCTGTCTTGAAACGGATAAGAAGAGGGCCGCCGAGGAGTTGTAAACCGTCGTGA
- the LOC120260781 gene encoding protein PIN-LIKES 1-like isoform X2, which yields MGLWDLFVTASVPILNVLLVAIVGAFLATNHIGILGEETRKHLNNVVFYAFNPALEATNMARTITMESMALLWFMPLNLLLNFIIGSMLAWILIHIAKAPTRLRAVIFATCSAGNVGNLLLVLIPAMCKEKGSTLGPPDVCHNYALAYACLSMATCTVLQWSYVFNIVRISSTSIKHKMNHEHALEENISLLPKSCTNEMVIPLNKFERLLMKFSRAIDLKKLFAPSTIGVIIGFIIGVVPQIRKAMIGENAPLRPIHDSATLLGKGAIPSLILMMGGNLTKGLRGSEIKFSLIIGVLLIRYMALPLLGIAIVKGAIHLGIVHSDPLYQFTLLMQYAVPPAMNITSMIQMFDAGVGELAVIFLWAYAVAAVTLTLWSTLFLWLVS from the exons ATGGGTCTCTGGGATCTCTTTGTTACTGCATCAGTCCCAATCCTTAATGTTCTTCTGGTTGCGATTGTTGGAGCATTCTTGGCAACAAATCACATCGGAATCCTTGGGGAGGAGACAAGGAAGCATTTAAACAAT GTTGTGTTTTATGCATTTAATCCAGCTCTCGAAGCAACAAATATGGCTCGAACTATCACAATGGAGAGCATGGCTTTACT GTGGTTCATGCCACTCAATCTTCTCCTCAACTTCATTATCGGCTCCATGCTTGCATGGATTCTTATTCATATTGCAAAAGCTCCGACAAGACTAAGAGCTGTTATCTTTGCTACTTGTTCAGCTG GAAACGTCGGAAATTTGCTGCTTGTTTTGATTCCTGCAATGTGTAAAGAGAAAGGAAGCACACTAGGACCTCCTGATGTTTGCCATAACTATGCATTAGCTTATGCTTGTCTCTCTATGGCA ACATGCACAGTTCTGCAATGGTCTTATGTGTTCAACATTGTCCGGATTTCTTCAACCTCCATAAAACACAAAATGAATCATGAGCATGCACTTGAAGAGAACATAAGCTTGCTTCCAAAGAGTTGCACAAATGAGATG GTAATACCATTGAACAAGTTTGAAAGGCTTTTGATGAAATTCTCGCGTGCAATTGACCTGAAGAAATTGTTTGCGCCATCAACCATTGGAGTG ATAATTGGATTTATCATAGGAGTGGTGCCACAAATTCGAAAAGCAATGATTGGTGAAAATGCACCTCTTCGTCCGATTCATGATTCTGCTACTTTACTGGG CAAAGGAGCAATTCCAAGTCTTATTCTGATGATGGGAGGGAATCTTACCAAAG GTTTACGAGgttcagaaatcaaattttcGCTCATAATCGGTGTCTTGTTGATTCGTTACATGGCTTTGCCATTGTTAGGCATAGCCATTGTGAAAGGAGCAATTCATCTCGGTATTGTGCACTCCGATCCTTTGTATCAGTTCACCCTTCTGATGCAGTATGCTGTTCCACCTGCCATGAACATCA CATCTATGATTCAAATGTTTGATGCTGGCGTGGGCGAATTGGCTGTGATATTTCTTTGGGCATATGCAGTGGCTGCAGTGACACTCACTTTATGGTCCACACTATTTCTTTGGCTTGTATCATGA
- the LOC120261912 gene encoding SWI/SNF complex subunit SWI3B, with amino-acid sequence MATTPPPPVQTLEPAPAPAPAPAPAPAPAPAQSPSTPILQHPPSSQHAPSLATVKSEISPAEQPPAVSSRSLEPLAASPSISIPSCSGWFSWDKIHETERKVLPEFFDGKSTSRNPRVYKYFRDTIITRFRLNPSRKITFTEARRGLVGDVGSVRRVFDFLDLWGLINYAPSTKQAIKERRGEEETQEKKENPKRICTTCKSICSLACFATDKYTDLILCARCFVRGNYRPGLSSTDFKRVDISEEIRTEWTDKETLHLLEAIFHYGDDWKKVAEHVGSRTERECIARFIKLPFGDQFLGPCDFPGDDDHYQGRDKNCVGHGDDIGEQGPKRIRLSPLADASNPIMAQVAFLSAMVGPEVAKAAAQAATGALHKMNYATGGNTSIIGIGCAENKIDERELVAKSGRLEPEEDLKEVVNEACAQLDKEQENVEKSISDIVDVQMKELQEKIAHFEALELLLEKEQLQLGRMKDLLFADQLNLLRHKARTNSQKGFHHEHNKAGDDAI; translated from the exons ATGGCGACGACACCTCCGCCACCGGTCCAAACTCTCGAGCCGGCGCCGGCTCCTGCTCCGGCTCCTGCTCCTGCTCCTGCTCCGGCTCCGGCTCAGTCTCCATCGACCCCAATTCTGCAACACCCGCCTTCGAGTCAACACGCTCCCTCGCTGGCCACCGTCAAATCGGAGATTTCGCCGGCGGAGCAGCCACCCGCCGTCAGCTCCCGCTCGCTAGAGCCCTTGGCTGCTTCTCCCTCCATCTCCATTCCCAGTTGCTCCG GTTGGTTTTCTTGGGACAAGATCCACGAGACCGAGAGGAAGGTCTTACCAGAATTCTTTGATGGGAAGTCGACATCCAGGaaccctagggtttacaagtatTTCCGGGATACCATCATCACGCGGTTTAGGTTGAATCCATCTAGGAAGATCACGTTTACTGAAGCCCGGCGGGGGCTGGTCGGAGATGTAGGTTCTGTTCGGAGGGTCTTTGATTTCCTGGATTTGTGGGGATTGATCAATTATGCACCATCCACAAAGCAGGCTATTAAGgagagaagaggagaagaagagactcaggagaagaaggagaaccCCAAGAGGATTTGCACCACTTGCAAGTCTATTTGCAGTCTTGCTTGTTTTGCCACTGATAAG TATACAGATCTTATTCTGTGTGCAAGATGCTTTGTTCGTGGGAACTATCGTCCTGGCCTCAGTTCTACTGATTTCAAGCGGGTTGATATTAGTGAAGAGATAAGGACAGAATGGACTGACAAAGAAACACTTCACCTCCTTGAGGCAATTTTTCATTATGGAGACGACTGGAAGAAAGTGGCAGAGCATGTTGGCAGCAGAACTGAGAGGGAGTGTATTGCTAGGTTCATCAAGCTACCTTTCGGTGATCAGTTTTTGGGTCCTTGTGATTTCCCTGGGGATGATGATCATTATCAGGGAAGAGATAAGAATTGTGTTGGACATGGAGATGACATTGGAGAACAAGGTCCAAAGCGAATCCGTCTCTCACCACTGGCAGATGCTAGCAACCCTATCATGGCTCAG GTTGCTTTCTTGTCTGCAATGGTAGGGCCAGAAGTTGCAAAGGCTGCCGCACAAGCTGCTACTGGAGCTTTGCATAAAATGAATTATGCTACTGGGGGAAACACAAGCATCATCGGGATTGGATgtgcagaaaataaaattgatgaaaGAG AACTGGTAGCCAAAAGTGGTAGACTTGAACCAGAAGAAGATCTCAAAGAGGTTGTGAATGAGGCATGTGCACAACTTGACAAGGAACAGGAGAATGTGGAGAAATCTATATCTGACATTGTGGATGTTCAG ATGAAAGAACTTCAGGAAAAGATTGCGCATTTTGAGGCATTAGAGTTGTTGTTGGAGAAAGAACAGCTTCAACTTGGACGCATGAAAGATTTACTATTTGCTGATCAGTTGAATCTTCTTAGGCACAAGGCTAGAACAAATTCTCAAAAGGGTTTTCACCATGAGCACAACAAAGCCGGAGATGATGCTATATGA